The Epilithonimonas zeae genome contains a region encoding:
- a CDS encoding inorganic phosphate transporter — translation MDFPILLIIIIALALIFDYINGFHDAANSIATIVSTKVLTPFQAVLWAAFWNFAAFFIAAYVVGEFKIGNTIAKTVDENFITLEVIFAGLIAAIAWNLLTWWFGIPSSSSHTLIGGFIGAALMHALISDYHLIAITHPEYSFFEKAYQSFVQLFSQNVVKYKVVIPIFLFIFMAPLIGMAISIVITLIIVNICKRANPHKAERVFKKLQLVSSALFSLGHGTNDAQKVMGIIGAAMIYFHVNMMKDPLYLNIPEADRFNFFADHYLWVPVVSFLAIALGTMSGGWKIIKTMGTRITKVTPLEGVAAETAGAITLFITEQLRIPVSTTHTVTGSIIGVGLTKRVSAVRWGVTVSLLWAWILTIPISAIVAGITYLLVVLIF, via the coding sequence ATGGATTTTCCAATTCTACTCATTATTATTATCGCATTAGCGCTGATATTTGATTATATCAATGGTTTTCACGATGCAGCCAATTCTATCGCAACCATTGTTTCTACAAAAGTACTAACGCCTTTTCAAGCTGTTCTTTGGGCAGCATTTTGGAATTTTGCGGCGTTTTTCATTGCCGCTTATGTTGTAGGCGAATTCAAAATTGGTAATACGATTGCTAAAACGGTAGATGAAAACTTTATCACACTAGAAGTAATCTTTGCAGGATTAATTGCAGCAATCGCTTGGAACTTATTAACTTGGTGGTTCGGGATTCCATCTTCGTCATCACACACTTTGATTGGTGGATTTATTGGAGCAGCTTTGATGCACGCTTTGATTTCTGATTATCATTTAATTGCAATCACACATCCGGAATATTCTTTTTTCGAAAAGGCTTATCAGTCATTTGTTCAGCTTTTCTCGCAAAATGTGGTTAAATATAAGGTGGTAATTCCTATATTTCTATTCATTTTTATGGCGCCACTTATCGGTATGGCGATTTCAATTGTTATTACATTGATCATCGTTAATATCTGTAAAAGAGCTAATCCACATAAGGCTGAACGAGTTTTCAAAAAATTACAGTTGGTTTCTTCTGCATTATTCAGTCTTGGACACGGAACAAATGATGCTCAGAAAGTAATGGGGATTATTGGAGCAGCGATGATCTATTTCCACGTGAATATGATGAAAGATCCACTTTATCTTAATATTCCAGAAGCAGATCGTTTCAACTTCTTTGCAGACCATTATCTTTGGGTTCCAGTTGTTTCATTCTTAGCAATTGCATTAGGAACGATGAGTGGCGGTTGGAAGATTATCAAAACAATGGGAACCAGAATTACGAAAGTAACACCGTTGGAAGGAGTAGCAGCAGAAACTGCTGGAGCTATCACGCTTTTCATCACGGAACAATTGAGAATTCCGGTTTCTACAACGCATACCGTTACTGGATCTATTATTGGAGTTGGCCTTACCAAGAGAGTTTCGGCAGTAAGATGGGGAGTTACAGTCAGCCTGCTTTGGGCTTGGATTCTAACGATTCCAATTAGTGCAATTGTGGCAGGAATTACTTATCTGCTTGTAGTTTTAATATTCTAA
- a CDS encoding LytR/AlgR family response regulator transcription factor, which produces MNLKCIIVEDEPLAVNIMKDYIQQIPFLELIAVCNDAISAMQKLNENKIDLMFLDLHLPKIKGLDFLSAIKNPPKVIITTAYHEFAVESYQYQVLDYLLKPIAFERFVSAVQKALPTAKTEGQITNEPEFLFFTVNKKRAKIQVQEILYIESQKENIKIVLKERTILTRHSISELKKILPSDFIRIHRSFIISKSKIDFFDSQSVEIQGVQIPIGRNYKDYIKSLLEY; this is translated from the coding sequence ATGAACCTGAAATGTATAATAGTTGAAGATGAGCCGCTGGCCGTCAATATAATGAAGGATTACATTCAGCAGATTCCTTTTTTGGAATTAATTGCTGTTTGCAATGATGCGATTAGTGCGATGCAAAAACTCAATGAAAACAAAATTGATTTGATGTTTCTGGATTTGCATTTGCCAAAAATAAAAGGTCTGGATTTTTTATCTGCAATCAAGAATCCGCCAAAAGTTATTATTACAACTGCTTATCACGAGTTTGCTGTGGAAAGTTATCAGTATCAGGTTTTGGATTATTTGCTAAAACCTATTGCGTTTGAAAGGTTTGTATCAGCGGTTCAAAAAGCTTTACCAACTGCTAAAACAGAAGGTCAAATAACAAATGAACCTGAATTTTTGTTCTTTACTGTTAATAAGAAAAGAGCAAAAATTCAGGTTCAAGAAATTCTTTATATCGAAAGTCAAAAGGAGAATATCAAAATTGTTTTAAAAGAAAGAACAATCCTAACCAGACATTCTATCAGTGAATTGAAAAAAATACTGCCGTCAGATTTTATTCGGATTCACCGTTCTTTTATCATTTCAAAATCCAAAATAGACTTTTTTGATTCACAATCTGTAGAAATCCAAGGAGTTCAAATTCCTATCGGAAGGAACTACAAAGATTATATTAAGAGTTTATTAGAATATTAA